The following are from one region of the Actinopolyspora halophila DSM 43834 genome:
- a CDS encoding glycosyltransferase family 2 protein, with the protein MDEEHTRSTVVVVTWRGRGHIAECLDALAVQRPHRLLVVDNASDDGTARVLAEHPAKPEVLRLSHNLGYAGGLARALELVDTPHFAWLNDDARPDPGWLDALESALDATPRAAAAACLLRTAAGGASAGVRLTETGHGADTSDSGSVFGFCGGAALLRTAALRAVGGVPAAFFCYYEDTDTSWRLRLAGHGIVPTDASCAHSLGASSAPGSARFHRWNERNRLLMLLRCAPAGTAVRELLRFTAITLALPPRRLRGVRVPRAANFRFALRVRVLGEVLVRLPASLRGRRAVTARSVVDREVVWRRWAGR; encoded by the coding sequence GTGGACGAGGAACACACGCGCAGCACCGTGGTCGTGGTCACCTGGCGCGGGCGCGGTCACATCGCGGAATGCCTGGACGCGCTGGCCGTTCAGCGCCCCCACCGGCTGCTCGTCGTGGACAACGCCTCCGACGACGGCACCGCGCGGGTGCTCGCCGAACACCCGGCGAAACCCGAGGTGCTCCGGCTGTCCCACAACCTGGGCTACGCCGGTGGGCTCGCCCGGGCCCTCGAACTGGTGGACACCCCGCACTTCGCGTGGTTGAACGACGACGCGCGCCCCGATCCCGGCTGGCTGGACGCGCTGGAGTCCGCGCTCGACGCCACCCCGCGGGCCGCGGCCGCGGCCTGCCTGCTGCGCACGGCGGCCGGAGGAGCATCGGCGGGGGTGCGCCTCACCGAAACGGGCCACGGTGCGGACACGAGCGATTCAGGAAGCGTTTTCGGGTTCTGCGGCGGGGCGGCCCTGCTGCGTACCGCCGCGCTTCGCGCGGTCGGCGGCGTACCGGCAGCTTTCTTCTGCTACTACGAGGACACCGACACGTCCTGGCGGCTGCGACTGGCCGGTCACGGGATCGTTCCCACCGACGCGAGCTGCGCGCACTCGCTGGGTGCCTCCTCCGCCCCCGGTTCGGCGCGCTTCCACCGCTGGAACGAGCGCAACAGGCTGCTGATGCTGCTGCGCTGCGCTCCCGCCGGGACAGCCGTGCGCGAGCTGCTGCGCTTCACGGCGATCACGCTGGCGCTGCCACCGCGCAGGTTGCGCGGCGTCCGGGTCCCGCGGGCCGCGAACTTCCGGTTCGCACTGCGGGTCCGGGTGCTCGGGGAAGTGCTCGTACGCCTCCCGGCGAGCCTGCGGGGCCGCCGCGCCGTGACCGCGCGGTCCGTTGTGGACCGGGAGGTCGTGTGGCGGCGGTGGGCCGGAAGATGA
- a CDS encoding glycosyltransferase family 4 protein — protein sequence MPELVVVAEQLLAPVPGGTGRYTRELLRALAATAPRGWEVRTVVGAGGDASRAEVEGVRGPRVLPLPRRGLTLAWQYGRGPRVGGDSVHAPTPLFPPVGRGTGLVVSVHDTVPWSHPATLTPRGAAWHRRAVAGAARKADAVVVPTEAVAADLAVRVRVSARLEVVPEGVTSPVVSGTDAPELLRRLEPPPRFLLVLGTVEPRKGHETLVRALSEPGLEGVPLLVVGKPGWGGVDPPGLAERHGLERSRVRWFDSVDDAELAALLRHASALVAPSLAEGFGLPVVEAMAAGVPVVHSDAPALVEVAGGAGITVPRGDPGALAAALREVLGDPRRSAGLVEAGRERAARFDWRDSARRIWRLHTGE from the coding sequence GTGCCCGAACTGGTCGTGGTCGCCGAGCAGCTGCTCGCCCCCGTGCCGGGAGGAACGGGCCGCTACACCCGCGAGTTGCTGCGCGCGCTCGCGGCCACCGCCCCGCGTGGCTGGGAAGTGCGCACCGTGGTCGGCGCGGGAGGGGACGCGAGCCGGGCCGAGGTCGAGGGGGTGCGCGGGCCGCGGGTGCTGCCGCTGCCGCGCCGGGGGCTGACCCTGGCCTGGCAGTACGGTCGCGGGCCGCGGGTCGGGGGCGATTCCGTGCACGCGCCCACCCCGCTGTTCCCGCCGGTTGGCCGGGGAACCGGGTTGGTCGTGAGCGTGCACGACACCGTCCCGTGGAGCCATCCCGCGACACTCACCCCCCGTGGGGCGGCCTGGCACCGAAGAGCGGTGGCCGGGGCCGCGCGGAAGGCCGACGCCGTGGTGGTGCCCACGGAGGCGGTGGCCGCGGATCTGGCCGTCCGGGTGCGGGTTTCCGCGCGACTCGAAGTGGTCCCCGAGGGAGTGACCTCCCCTGTCGTGTCGGGAACGGACGCCCCGGAGCTCCTGCGGCGGCTGGAACCACCACCGCGCTTTCTGCTCGTGCTCGGCACGGTCGAACCGCGGAAGGGGCACGAGACCCTGGTCAGAGCCCTCAGCGAACCGGGACTCGAGGGAGTTCCGCTGCTCGTGGTGGGAAAACCCGGTTGGGGCGGGGTCGATCCGCCCGGCCTGGCCGAGCGGCACGGTTTGGAGCGGAGCCGGGTACGTTGGTTCGACTCCGTCGACGACGCGGAGCTGGCCGCGCTGCTGCGGCACGCGAGCGCACTGGTCGCGCCCAGCCTGGCCGAGGGGTTCGGCCTTCCCGTGGTGGAGGCCATGGCCGCGGGGGTTCCGGTGGTGCACTCGGACGCGCCCGCGCTGGTCGAGGTCGCGGGCGGCGCGGGGATCACGGTGCCGCGCGGCGATCCGGGCGCGCTGGCCGCGGCGCTGCGGGAGGTGCTCGGTGATCCGCGGCGGTCGGCCGGGTTGGTCGAGGCGGGCAGGGAGCGGGCGGCGCGGTTCGACTGGCGGGACAGCGCGCGACGGATCTGGAGGTTGCACACCGGCGAGTGA